The following proteins are co-located in the Rhodococcus opacus B4 genome:
- a CDS encoding methylated-DNA--[protein]-cysteine S-methyltransferase, whose amino-acid sequence MNIPDIVYSLFPLDSAVEQKLRERLAVAAADAGLLDVAYRTLDTPVGSLLLAATDRGLVRVAFPSQDHDAVLQTLAEQISPRILRAPARLDRVAYEIDEYFLGRRTSFDVPLDFRLSKGFRLEVLHHLPDIDYGHTASYAAVAAAAGSPRAVRAVGTACALNPLPVVVPCHRVVRSDGSMGQYAGGPEAKSILLTLEAAA is encoded by the coding sequence ATGAACATCCCCGACATCGTCTACTCCCTGTTCCCGTTGGACTCCGCGGTCGAGCAGAAACTGCGTGAGCGTCTCGCCGTCGCCGCCGCCGACGCCGGGCTCCTCGACGTCGCGTACCGGACACTCGACACCCCGGTCGGTTCACTACTGCTCGCCGCGACCGATCGCGGGCTGGTGCGGGTCGCGTTCCCCAGCCAGGATCACGACGCCGTGCTGCAGACCCTCGCCGAGCAGATCAGTCCCCGGATTCTGCGGGCACCGGCCCGGCTCGACCGGGTCGCCTACGAGATCGACGAATACTTCCTCGGCAGGCGCACGAGCTTCGACGTCCCGCTGGACTTCCGGCTGTCGAAGGGATTTCGGCTCGAAGTGCTGCACCATCTTCCCGACATCGACTACGGGCACACCGCCAGCTACGCGGCGGTCGCGGCCGCCGCGGGCAGTCCGAGAGCGGTGCGCGCGGTCGGCACCGCGTGCGCGCTCAATCCGCTGCCCGTCGTGGTGCCCTGCCACCGGGTGGTCCGCAGCGACGGCAGCATGGGCCAGTACGCCGGTGGACCGGAGGCCAAGTCGATCCTGCTGACATTGGAGGCCGCGGCATGA
- a CDS encoding RNA polymerase sigma factor: MTLKPFEDVVAEHGGTVLRVCQAVVGPVDAEDAWSETFIAAMRAYPDLSPESNVEAWLVTIAHRKALDHIRARDRRPVPTDELPEQTTDPGLPGGYDPELWKAVGALPMKQRAAVAYHYLAGLPYTEIAVLLGNSPAASRRAASDGVAALRKTLSISVSGDIT, from the coding sequence ATGACCCTGAAGCCGTTCGAAGACGTCGTGGCCGAGCACGGTGGGACGGTCCTGCGGGTCTGCCAGGCCGTGGTCGGCCCGGTGGATGCCGAGGACGCCTGGTCGGAGACGTTCATCGCCGCGATGCGGGCGTACCCCGACCTGAGTCCGGAGAGCAACGTGGAGGCGTGGCTGGTGACGATCGCGCACCGGAAAGCGCTCGACCACATCCGTGCGCGCGACCGGCGGCCCGTCCCCACCGACGAACTCCCGGAGCAGACCACCGACCCCGGACTTCCCGGCGGTTACGACCCGGAGTTGTGGAAAGCGGTCGGTGCCCTGCCGATGAAGCAGCGGGCAGCGGTGGCGTACCACTACCTGGCTGGGCTGCCGTACACCGAGATCGCGGTGCTCCTGGGCAACTCCCCGGCCGCGTCGCGGCGGGCGGCCTCGGACGGCGTTGCGGCGCTGCGCAAGACCCTCTCGATCTCTGTGAGTGGAGACATCACATGA